One genomic segment of Suricata suricatta isolate VVHF042 chromosome 16, meerkat_22Aug2017_6uvM2_HiC, whole genome shotgun sequence includes these proteins:
- the LOC115280828 gene encoding protein FAM187B-like, translating into MLTSLWLLLSFAAPLPGFYVSFSCPNRKQCQKALLSDNDIFLPCNSSESRWYFFLLQDEASWSNPLSSATNIEVVADSGILIRSPSPSQTGFYHCRDKNGTQLVQYEIDFQDVSTLHITHKGLGQKPLQNETLSLGGKGIIFTHWEPWQDCNRCGGPGERKRLGYCYIEEPQETPLPCWLYLGNMKVGSSRLRPEMQVEACYVPCTMLMLDYIAFDNFEISEELGSAWLTCPLGSIYRPVLWEADNMPLTWQGQLSNQDLDAILEPSNGGMQLQVYQPGIYKCFVQQELMARFSPKPFRDRAETLGEEEGRPHREAGETWKGKARPVHKGLKVVLLLGTVLGLLGVLLKTFHPPRGKRRDQMLLVK; encoded by the exons ATGCTAACCTCCCTGTGGCTGCTGCTCAGTTTTGCTGCCCCCTTGccaggattctatgtctccttcagCTGCCCCAACAGGAAACAATGCCAAAAAGCCCTCCTCTCAGACAATGACATCTTCTTGCCCTGCAACTCTTCTGAGTCTCGGTGGTACTTCTTCCTCCTGCAAGATGAGGCCAGCTGGTCCAACCCACTCTCCAGTGCCACCAACATAGAAGTTGTAGCTGACAGCGGCATTCTCATTAGGAGTCCGTCGCCCTCCCAGACGGGCTTCTATCACTGCCGGGACAAGAACGGCACCCAGCTGGTGCAGTACGAGATTGACTTCCAGGATGTCAGCACCCTACACATAACACACAAGGGACTGGGTCAGAAGCCCCTACAGAATGAGACCTTGAGTCTGGGTGGCAAAGGGATCATCTTCACCCACTGGGAGCCCTGGCAGGACTGCAACCGCTGTGGGGGGCCGGGTGAGCGGAAACGCCTGGGGTATTGCTACATTGAGGAGCCCCAGGAAacgcccctgccctgctggctctACCTGGGAAATATGAAGGTGGGGTCCAGCCGCCTGCGGCCCGAGATGCAGGTGGAAGCCTGCTATGTCCCGTGCACGATGTTGATGTTGGATTACATCGCCTTTGACAACTTTGAGATCAGTGAGGAGTTGGGATCTGCGTGGCTCACCTGCCCCCTGGGATCTATCTACAG GCCTGTCCTCTGGGAAGCCGACAACATGCCCCTGACTTGGCAGGGCCAGCTCTCCAACCAGGACTTGGACGCCATTCTGGAACCTTCCAATGGTGGCATGCAGCTGCAGGTCTACCAGCCAGGCATTTACAAGTGCTTTGTGCAGCAGGAGCTCATGGCCCGGTTCAGCCCCAAGCCCTTCCGGGACAGGGCGGAGACTCTcggggaagaggaaggcaggcCACACCGGGAGGCAGGGGAGACCTGGAAGGGGAAGGCCCGCCCCGTCCACAAGGGGCTAAAGGTGGTGCTGCTGCTGGGCACAGTCCTGGGCCTGCTCGGGGTGCTGCTCAAGACCTTCCACCCTCCCCGGGGCAAACGCCGTGACCAGATGCTGCTGGTGAAATAA